The genomic interval GAAGGACGGACCGATCTTTAATGTATAAAATTTCCTCCCCCGACTCATACTGGCTATGAGCTGGAAAGGTGGAGGAGTATTCGATGCAAGCAACCCAAAAAGAAGGTTTTTGGCGGTCCGGTTTCCGGAGGCTGAACGAAGCTTTCCGTTGGGATAATCCCACGGTCGGATATTATCGGATGCCCGACCTGGAAGAGCAGCTGGAGGAGGCTAGGCGCGAATGGCGTTATGCCAAACTCTATTTCAACTGCGTCACTGAACCCGACCTGATCGATCATGCCGTGCTCAATCTGGGAGCGGCCGAAAAGAAGTACATTTACTTATTGAAACAAGCCAAAGCGACCGGCCTCAATGTCAAGCCGGCCATGGCCAACCGGTAGGCGTACGGTCCCGCCAAAATTCCGCCCGCCGGAAGCCGCGCCGGAGTCGTAAAACAAGCATCCCTCCAATACAATGATCTATGAAGGAGGGGTCGCAATGTCCGCCGGAATGGTCGTCACCTATCTGAGTGTCCTGATCCTGTTGTACGTGCTCGGAAAGAGTTGCTGGAAGCCGCTGTTCTTCGTATTCAGCGTTTTATTTCAGGGAGCCTTGGGAGCCTTCGGAATCTATCTGGCCAACTTCCTCTTGACCCATTGGCAACTGGAAGTGCCCTTAAATCCTTATAATTCCTTGCTGGTGGGTTTTTTGGGCGTTCCGGGCCTGGGGATGGTTTTGGCCTTGAAGTATTGGTTCCGCATCTAAAAGCGTTGTGATAAACCCTGTCCGAAGGCCAGGGTGAACACAAAAGCGCAGAGAAGCAAGGGATAAAGTCGATTTTTAGTCCACTGAAAGGATGACTTGCGAATCTAAGGACTTTATCACATGGCTTCTAAAAGCGTTGTGATTAACTCCGTCCGAAGGCCGGGGAGAACACAAAAGCTCAGAGAAGCAAGGGATAAAGTGGGTTTTAACCTTTTTGGATGCTGATTTCCGTTGCGAAAGACTTTATCACATGGCTTCGGAACGGCAGCCGGGGAAGATGGAAATAACTTACGCCGGCGCGATGAATGGGAAACGGGGCAGGACAGACACGAAATGCAGCTTCCGGGCATAGAGTAATTCATAGATTACACAAGCGGAGGTACAAAAATGTCTTCCCCTGCGTGTTTCGGTTGTGGCGAAACCCTCCCCGGAGGCATTGAAATCTGCGGACAATATTTGTGCGAGGACTGTGAGGCGAGGCTGGTCCGGAGCAAGGCCGGCCAGAACGATTACCAACAGTGGATCGATAGTTGCCGGAGTTTTTGGGAGAAGATTAAAATCGATCTGAAAAACACGGTCGAGTAGTAGGCGTAGGCCTATTTTTTT from Hydrogenispora ethanolica carries:
- a CDS encoding DUF2508 family protein, which produces MQATQKEGFWRSGFRRLNEAFRWDNPTVGYYRMPDLEEQLEEARREWRYAKLYFNCVTEPDLIDHAVLNLGAAEKKYIYLLKQAKATGLNVKPAMANR
- a CDS encoding pro-sigmaK processing inhibitor BofA family protein, producing MSAGMVVTYLSVLILLYVLGKSCWKPLFFVFSVLFQGALGAFGIYLANFLLTHWQLEVPLNPYNSLLVGFLGVPGLGMVLALKYWFRI
- a CDS encoding sigma factor G inhibitor Gin, whose product is MSSPACFGCGETLPGGIEICGQYLCEDCEARLVRSKAGQNDYQQWIDSCRSFWEKIKIDLKNTVE